A genomic segment from Janibacter sp. DB-40 encodes:
- a CDS encoding complex I subunit 1 family protein: MPDGALEIVPVWWAVPAGVILCALAYLAVALDARLSAHEDGHGGEWTVPLSRTARLLRQRRRTTLAADTLLWRIGGAGMFVGAFLVVAVIPLGRWVLADPQVGIVWFNVVDVMVWALVWLTGWGANSTHGLVGGYRFLAHGLAYELPLMFALVAPAIAASSLGVGDVVAAQDGLWFVVWMPVAFVIYLVGVAGFSVWGPFAPALAADIAGGVLAELSSVDRLVFQSGRFFFLTAGAAFSVPLFLGGGAGPVLPGWAWMLAKTVLVLAVLVWLRRRIPLWRPDRFMEIGWMVLLPAAVVQDLVVSLVVVRGG; this comes from the coding sequence ATGCCTGACGGTGCCCTGGAGATCGTTCCTGTGTGGTGGGCCGTGCCGGCCGGAGTCATCCTGTGCGCCCTGGCCTACCTTGCCGTCGCGCTGGACGCGCGGCTGTCGGCCCACGAGGACGGCCACGGTGGCGAATGGACCGTGCCGCTGAGTCGCACTGCCCGGCTGCTGCGGCAGCGGCGACGCACCACCCTGGCCGCCGACACCCTGCTGTGGCGGATCGGTGGTGCCGGGATGTTCGTCGGTGCCTTCTTGGTGGTCGCGGTGATCCCCCTGGGCCGGTGGGTGCTGGCCGATCCGCAGGTGGGGATCGTGTGGTTCAACGTCGTCGATGTCATGGTCTGGGCGCTGGTGTGGCTGACCGGATGGGGGGCCAACTCAACCCACGGTCTGGTGGGGGGCTACCGCTTCCTTGCCCATGGACTGGCCTACGAGCTGCCGCTGATGTTCGCCCTCGTGGCTCCGGCGATCGCCGCCAGCAGCCTCGGTGTCGGGGATGTGGTCGCCGCGCAGGACGGCCTGTGGTTCGTGGTGTGGATGCCGGTGGCCTTCGTCATCTACCTGGTGGGCGTGGCCGGGTTCTCCGTGTGGGGCCCGTTCGCCCCCGCGCTGGCAGCAGACATCGCCGGCGGGGTGCTGGCAGAGCTCTCGTCCGTGGACCGCTTGGTCTTCCAGAGCGGGCGCTTCTTCTTCCTGACCGCCGGAGCAGCCTTCTCGGTACCGCTGTTCCTGGGGGGTGGCGCCGGCCCGGTGCTGCCCGGCTGGGCATGGATGCTTGCGAAGACCGTGCTCGTGCTGGCGGTGCTGGTGTGGCTGCGTCGCAGGATTCCGTTGTGGCGCCCGGACCGGTTCATGGAGATCGGGTGGATGGTCCTGCTCCCCGCTGCCGTGGTCCAGGATCTGGTCGTGTCCCTCGTCGTCGTCCGGGGAGGCTGA
- a CDS encoding NADH-quinone oxidoreductase subunit J: protein MLIGIAFWMLAVVAVLSGVAVFMVDSMARATYALALSFVAVGVQILLLQQGYLGLITILMMVMEMAVMAVYMVMFMGMNPALMPMDMTHGKKTAIGASVAAFVLLAGGALLIPWPQQRRGAIPEDLTHALGLEIMGEKMLVMAVMGPVMVATIVAGVVLAAHRTRYDRFGDDLSRRPADDPQSGGVGR, encoded by the coding sequence GTGCTGATCGGTATCGCGTTCTGGATGTTGGCCGTGGTCGCCGTGCTCTCGGGCGTCGCAGTGTTCATGGTGGACTCGATGGCCCGGGCCACGTACGCACTGGCCCTGTCGTTCGTCGCCGTGGGTGTGCAGATCCTGCTGCTGCAGCAGGGCTACCTCGGGCTGATCACGATCCTGATGATGGTGATGGAGATGGCTGTGATGGCCGTCTACATGGTGATGTTCATGGGCATGAATCCTGCACTGATGCCCATGGACATGACCCATGGGAAGAAGACGGCGATCGGCGCATCGGTCGCCGCCTTCGTCCTGCTGGCCGGTGGTGCGCTGCTCATCCCCTGGCCGCAGCAGCGCCGTGGCGCCATCCCCGAGGACCTGACGCACGCGCTCGGTCTGGAGATCATGGGCGAGAAGATGCTCGTCATGGCCGTGATGGGTCCGGTCATGGTCGCAACGATCGTGGCCGGCGTGGTCCTGGCTGCCCATCGCACCCGCTACGACCGATTCGGCGACGACCTGAGCCGCCGACCGGCTGACGATCCTCAGTCCGGGGGGGTGGGCCGATGA
- a CDS encoding NADH-quinone oxidoreductase subunit K — MTLEGVLVVAAALFSVGLYGALSQQVVVMVMMGLELMINGVLLAAAGFWFFLAPDPSGQVLLLVVLAAMTVEMAMGFAVATLLHRRAETDMTDMAEELSR, encoded by the coding sequence ATGACTCTCGAAGGCGTGCTGGTGGTGGCGGCCGCACTGTTCTCCGTGGGCCTCTACGGCGCCCTGTCGCAGCAGGTCGTCGTGATGGTGATGATGGGTCTGGAGCTGATGATCAACGGGGTGCTCCTGGCAGCCGCCGGGTTCTGGTTCTTCCTCGCCCCTGACCCTTCCGGGCAGGTCCTGTTGCTGGTGGTGCTGGCCGCGATGACGGTGGAGATGGCCATGGGCTTCGCGGTGGCCACGCTGCTGCATCGCCGGGCGGAGACGGACATGACCGACATGGCCGAGGAGCTCTCCCGATGA
- a CDS encoding proton-conducting transporter membrane subunit, which produces MIGAQTALVAMVVLPATVGGALAVLRPGRGAAPIALITSAIMVALSLVTALTRPTVSYPFVVGADFALDVDALAALVVPMITTVTFLVLIFAAGNIRESRGRFHGLMLIFAAAALVTATAASIPALLFAWEVMGATSYALIGFWWRDPDRVSAGLTAFITTRTADLGLYISAGAALAGGAGMALADLPNAQGSWRHVAAAGIVVAALGKAAQLPFSFWLSGAMKGPSPVSALLHSAAMVAMGGYLLLRVEPLLASTAWAGPLTAWAGVSTAVLMGVVALAQRELKQLLAASTAAQLGFVVLAAGVGTVSGGAAHLVAHAWVKALLFLAAGAWLTALGTEELAKLRGVARRWPVVGVTAGVAALALAGVAPLSLWATKEAVLTAALKSSPWLYAAGLLAAALSAAYAGKALWAIWRRDSRAGVRADGTTDVSTLEQAPLVLLALGAAVLGLLVLPPIGGMLAEAVGGHGTMPAVELVVSAVIAVVIVLLMLRLRAPAPRWALGWLGLASAAQAVVVRPSMTVARTLARFDDDVLDRSVHALARQVLGLAQRAARVDDLVLDRAVTALTGATAVLARMAARVDDLLVDGAVASLAGQVRRLGRLARAPQTGAIHQYFLQTIAVLAIGVVVWSVYSVMG; this is translated from the coding sequence ATGATCGGCGCCCAGACGGCACTCGTGGCCATGGTGGTGCTCCCGGCCACCGTGGGTGGTGCACTGGCCGTCCTCCGTCCGGGTCGTGGCGCGGCACCCATCGCCCTGATCACCTCGGCGATCATGGTCGCCCTGTCGCTCGTGACTGCCCTGACCCGCCCGACCGTCTCGTACCCCTTCGTCGTCGGTGCGGACTTCGCGCTCGATGTCGACGCCCTCGCCGCGCTGGTCGTGCCGATGATCACCACCGTGACCTTCCTCGTCCTCATCTTCGCGGCCGGGAACATCCGGGAGTCCCGGGGTCGCTTCCACGGGTTGATGCTCATCTTCGCGGCGGCCGCCCTGGTCACTGCGACCGCTGCCAGCATCCCGGCGCTGCTGTTCGCCTGGGAGGTCATGGGCGCGACCTCCTACGCCCTGATCGGCTTCTGGTGGCGAGACCCCGACCGTGTCTCGGCGGGCCTCACTGCCTTCATCACCACTCGCACGGCTGACCTCGGTCTCTACATCAGTGCGGGCGCGGCGTTGGCCGGAGGGGCGGGCATGGCCTTGGCCGACCTGCCGAACGCGCAGGGCTCGTGGCGTCACGTCGCCGCCGCCGGGATCGTGGTGGCGGCACTGGGCAAGGCGGCGCAGCTGCCCTTCTCCTTCTGGCTCTCCGGAGCGATGAAGGGACCCAGCCCCGTCAGTGCCCTGCTGCACTCCGCAGCGATGGTCGCGATGGGCGGATACCTCCTGCTGCGCGTGGAACCCCTGCTGGCCTCCACCGCGTGGGCCGGCCCCCTCACTGCGTGGGCCGGCGTGTCCACGGCGGTGCTCATGGGGGTCGTGGCGTTGGCGCAACGGGAGCTGAAGCAGCTGCTGGCCGCCTCCACGGCCGCCCAGCTGGGTTTCGTGGTGCTCGCCGCCGGCGTGGGCACGGTCAGCGGTGGCGCCGCCCACCTGGTGGCGCACGCCTGGGTCAAGGCTCTGCTCTTCCTGGCCGCGGGCGCATGGCTGACCGCTCTGGGCACCGAGGAGCTGGCGAAGCTACGGGGTGTCGCCCGTCGGTGGCCGGTCGTGGGTGTGACCGCGGGTGTGGCGGCGCTGGCCTTGGCGGGAGTGGCGCCGCTGTCCTTGTGGGCGACGAAGGAGGCCGTGCTCACCGCCGCGCTGAAGTCATCCCCGTGGCTCTACGCGGCGGGGCTACTGGCCGCGGCATTGTCAGCCGCTTACGCCGGCAAGGCACTGTGGGCGATCTGGCGGCGCGACTCCCGCGCGGGAGTCCGGGCTGACGGCACCACGGACGTGAGCACCCTGGAGCAGGCGCCGCTGGTCCTGCTCGCGCTTGGTGCGGCCGTCCTGGGTCTGCTCGTCCTGCCGCCGATCGGTGGCATGCTCGCCGAGGCCGTGGGCGGCCACGGCACGATGCCGGCCGTCGAGCTGGTGGTCTCGGCCGTGATCGCGGTGGTCATCGTGCTGCTGATGCTGCGGCTGCGTGCGCCTGCGCCGCGATGGGCGCTCGGCTGGTTGGGGCTGGCCTCGGCTGCGCAGGCCGTCGTTGTGCGTCCCTCCATGACCGTGGCACGCACTCTGGCCAGGTTCGACGACGATGTCCTGGACAGGAGCGTGCATGCGCTGGCAAGACAGGTCCTGGGGCTGGCGCAGAGGGCGGCGCGTGTCGATGACCTCGTGCTGGACCGGGCGGTGACTGCCTTGACCGGAGCGACCGCGGTCCTGGCGCGTATGGCCGCGCGCGTCGACGACCTTCTGGTCGACGGGGCCGTGGCATCGCTCGCCGGACAGGTCCGCCGCCTCGGGCGGTTGGCTCGGGCTCCGCAGACGGGGGCCATCCACCAGTACTTCCTCCAGACCATCGCCGTTCTCGCCATCGGCGTCGTGGTCTGGTCCGTCTACTCCGTGATGGGTTGA
- a CDS encoding NADH-quinone oxidoreductase subunit M, with amino-acid sequence MLSLILFLPLVVAAVVAAVPLLGGAAARWVWVAVSAVELVLVGVLWAGYEDPGTNELAFEEQVPWIPGVGSSYHVGVDGLSLPLVAMTSVVFFACAVYALRDRERPRAQTALFLFLQSVSLGVFMAADLIVFFVFFDLSIVGMYFVIAGWGHGNPARSALKFFLYTFLGSLALLLGFIGLYVASDPHTFDIRELVAATPLEDDPVAGGFVLAAILVGLAVKTPTVPFHTWLPPAHTDAPATGSAVLAGVLLKMGTYGFVRIAMPILPEAWRAWAWVIVAVGIISVLYGAFVALAQTNLKRMIAYTSVNHMGYIILALGAVGLLVDDTAQARSVAVTGAVVQMVSHGLITAALFLLAGVMYTRAGTYDMGSYGGLATPAPRYATLFAVAAFASLGLPGLSGFIAEFQIFAGSIAVAPVTAIALPGILVTAALFLLALQRVFTGPTQGQSPGFADLSGRELWSVGPLLALSLLIGVMPQVLLGVIEPASAALVTLVGR; translated from the coding sequence ATGCTGAGTCTGATCCTCTTTCTTCCCCTGGTCGTCGCCGCGGTCGTCGCTGCGGTCCCCTTGCTGGGCGGCGCCGCCGCTCGGTGGGTGTGGGTAGCGGTGAGCGCCGTCGAGCTGGTGCTCGTCGGCGTGCTCTGGGCCGGTTACGAGGACCCCGGGACGAACGAGCTGGCGTTCGAAGAGCAGGTGCCGTGGATCCCGGGAGTCGGCAGCAGCTACCACGTCGGCGTGGACGGACTGTCGCTGCCGCTGGTGGCCATGACATCGGTCGTCTTCTTTGCATGTGCCGTCTACGCCCTTCGCGACCGGGAACGGCCCCGCGCGCAGACGGCTCTTTTCCTGTTCCTGCAGAGCGTCAGCCTCGGGGTCTTCATGGCCGCCGACCTCATCGTGTTCTTCGTGTTCTTCGATCTGTCCATCGTGGGCATGTACTTCGTCATCGCCGGCTGGGGCCACGGGAACCCCGCCAGATCCGCGCTGAAGTTCTTCCTCTACACCTTCCTGGGATCCCTGGCCCTGCTCCTGGGGTTCATCGGGCTCTACGTGGCCTCGGACCCACACACCTTCGACATCCGTGAGCTCGTCGCGGCCACGCCGCTGGAGGACGACCCGGTGGCAGGAGGCTTCGTCCTGGCAGCGATCCTCGTGGGTCTGGCCGTCAAGACCCCGACCGTGCCGTTCCACACCTGGCTCCCCCCGGCCCACACCGATGCACCGGCCACCGGCTCGGCCGTGCTGGCGGGCGTGCTGCTGAAGATGGGGACCTACGGCTTCGTGCGCATCGCGATGCCGATCCTGCCGGAGGCCTGGCGGGCATGGGCCTGGGTGATCGTGGCGGTCGGCATCATCTCCGTCCTGTACGGAGCGTTCGTGGCGCTGGCCCAGACCAACCTCAAGCGGATGATCGCCTACACCTCCGTGAACCACATGGGTTACATCATCCTCGCCCTGGGTGCGGTCGGCCTCCTCGTCGATGACACCGCGCAGGCCCGTTCGGTCGCCGTGACCGGCGCGGTCGTGCAGATGGTCAGCCATGGCCTGATCACCGCCGCCCTCTTCCTCCTGGCGGGGGTGATGTACACCCGCGCCGGTACCTACGACATGGGTTCCTACGGCGGTCTGGCCACGCCTGCACCGCGTTACGCGACACTGTTCGCCGTGGCGGCCTTCGCCTCGCTGGGCCTGCCCGGGCTGTCCGGGTTCATCGCCGAGTTCCAGATCTTCGCCGGCAGCATCGCAGTCGCCCCGGTCACCGCGATCGCCCTGCCGGGCATCCTCGTCACCGCCGCCTTGTTCCTGCTGGCGCTCCAGCGAGTCTTCACCGGTCCCACGCAGGGCCAGTCACCCGGATTTGCCGACCTGAGCGGCCGGGAGCTGTGGTCGGTCGGTCCGCTGCTTGCCCTGTCCTTGCTCATCGGCGTGATGCCCCAGGTGCTGCTCGGAGTCATCGAGCCGGCGTCCGCTGCCCTGGTCACCCTGGTCGGGAGATAG
- a CDS encoding NADH-quinone oxidoreductase subunit N produces MQMQPALLLPEITTLIGGLVVLLGGSFLPRDRQWIARAVAALALLGAAVAAALAMAGPAQAAFSGTFAVDVATGAARVITALTTLLILGVASGEIAGSARESDTYALLLFAATGVMVLAGTTDLLVLIVGFLLASIPLYGIVGLRGGRSGAEAAVKTYLMGALSGIVLMLGVTLLYALTGATDYAGLKEGLSAAPDAAVGAGVLCVLVGLLFKAGGVPVHFWVPDAAQGAGVTAATFLTTVPKVGALVAMYRLMAMVSAGNESWLVVVAVLATASMVLGNLAAFWQRDPRRLLGWSTVSQVGFLLVPVAAAGRSDLALPSLLFYLAAYALTNVAAFAVTATFPDRRELDDYRGLVSARPGLALALLVALLGLVGTPPTAVFVGKLATATAAWDGGHAWLALMVMINSLLSLFYYLRWFGPALARSGERDRQIPRTGEVAAWPAVTAVVAATASVGLGVGAGLLWSALADSLML; encoded by the coding sequence ATGCAGATGCAACCGGCTCTGCTGCTGCCGGAGATCACCACCCTCATCGGTGGCCTCGTCGTTCTGCTGGGCGGGTCCTTCCTCCCCCGGGACCGCCAGTGGATCGCCCGCGCCGTGGCCGCCCTCGCGCTGCTGGGCGCAGCGGTCGCAGCGGCCCTCGCCATGGCCGGGCCCGCTCAGGCCGCGTTCTCCGGAACCTTTGCGGTGGACGTCGCCACCGGTGCCGCCCGGGTGATCACCGCGCTGACCACACTGCTCATCCTGGGCGTCGCCTCCGGGGAGATCGCTGGCTCGGCCCGCGAGTCCGACACGTACGCGCTGCTGCTCTTCGCCGCCACAGGGGTCATGGTCCTCGCAGGAACCACCGACCTGCTCGTGCTCATCGTCGGATTCCTCCTGGCCAGCATCCCCCTGTACGGGATCGTGGGACTCAGGGGCGGTCGCTCCGGGGCCGAGGCAGCCGTGAAGACCTACCTCATGGGTGCGCTCTCGGGGATCGTGCTCATGCTCGGGGTCACTCTGCTCTACGCCCTGACCGGCGCCACCGACTACGCCGGGCTCAAGGAGGGACTGTCCGCGGCTCCCGATGCAGCCGTTGGCGCCGGTGTGCTGTGTGTCCTCGTCGGTCTGCTCTTCAAGGCCGGTGGGGTGCCCGTCCACTTCTGGGTACCCGACGCCGCCCAGGGCGCCGGTGTCACCGCCGCGACCTTTCTCACCACCGTGCCCAAGGTCGGAGCGCTGGTGGCCATGTATCGGCTCATGGCCATGGTCTCAGCCGGGAACGAGTCCTGGCTGGTCGTCGTGGCGGTACTCGCCACGGCCTCGATGGTCCTGGGGAACCTGGCAGCCTTCTGGCAGCGCGATCCCCGCCGACTGCTGGGCTGGTCGACGGTCTCCCAGGTCGGGTTCCTGCTCGTGCCCGTGGCCGCCGCCGGACGCAGCGATCTTGCCCTGCCCTCCCTCCTCTTCTACCTGGCTGCGTACGCTCTCACCAATGTTGCGGCCTTCGCGGTCACCGCGACGTTTCCCGATCGCCGAGAGCTGGACGACTACCGCGGACTGGTCAGTGCCCGGCCCGGACTCGCGCTGGCACTGCTCGTCGCCCTGCTGGGCCTGGTGGGGACCCCACCGACGGCGGTGTTCGTGGGCAAGCTCGCCACTGCCACCGCGGCCTGGGACGGCGGACACGCATGGCTTGCCCTGATGGTGATGATCAACAGCCTGCTCAGCCTCTTCTACTACCTGCGCTGGTTCGGGCCCGCTCTCGCGCGTTCGGGTGAGCGGGATCGGCAGATCCCGCGAACGGGTGAGGTCGCGGCTTGGCCCGCGGTGACCGCCGTGGTCGCCGCCACCGCGAGCGTGGGGCTCGGGGTCGGCGCCGGACTCCTGTGGTCGGCGTTGGCCGACTCCCTGATGCTCTAG